The Oryza brachyantha chromosome 7, ObraRS2, whole genome shotgun sequence genomic interval CAGCAAAGCTTGATTCAGTTCTTTGCACTGAATTCAGTCAAGTCCTTTTGCAGAACAGTACTCGTGTTAGAGCTTAGAACCCCTTCCCAAAAAATTCAGTCCATCACAAAGTTTATGTGCATTGCAGAAGTACTGAAACCTCTGAAAAACTTTCAGAGTTTAGCAAGCATGTGTGCTAGCTCCTCATCAGTTACCTCAATCTCCTGGTGTTTACTGACAGCCTCCGCAAGCCGTGCTGCTAACTGGTGCTTGCACTGCAGGAAACAAAAGCAACCAATCCAAGTTAAATCAAAATCAACGAGCATTTCAGCACTATTAATTTTGGCTTCCATGTCGTGTTCAAGAAAATTCTCAGTGTGTATGGTCGAAGGATGCAATTCAGATGCAGTAACAGGGAGCGGAGCAGGTCAGGACGGCCACTTACGCAGAGCTGCTCGCCGCGGCCGACGATGTCGTAGAAGAAGGAGTAGCAGGTGCAGAGGTGCTCCGGGAAGCAGATGTACTCCTCTTTCCTCTTCGACTCCCCCATCACCTGAATTGCCGACGCGCAAAACCTTGGTCAGGTAACTCGTCGGCGACTTCCGGTTGGTGACGCGAAGAAAGATCgagatgggggggggggggatcgAGAGAGACGGGAGAGCCGACCAGGAAGAGCGAGCGGCCGCTGGGCGCGCCGCTGACGCGGCGCACGCCGCCCTCGTCGAGGATCTTGCAGGCGCGCACCATGTTCTTGCCGAACAGGGCCTCGAGGCTGTTCAAAGCACAAACCCGGTAATGCAAGAGGTGATGCGGGAGGGagacgggtggcggcggcggcttggttTTACTCACATGGACAGGTGTTCATCGGAGGCTTGGCCAGCAGACGTGATCTCCGCCCatacggcgtcggcgacggcgacggcgaccccCGCGGTGACGGACAtctgtggcggcggcggattaCTAGGCTAGTGTGCGGCGCGCGCAACGTGTTTGACGTTTTGACgcagtggaggaggaggagggagggagactGACAAGTGGGCTCCACCATGAACTGCAGTTCAACTCATCAAAGAAAATCTCATGCACAAATTCACaaacacgaaaaaaaaatgtcccgATCAATTTCTGATTACAAGCGCTAGAGGTGGCAACCAAATCTACTCCAGATCCAAACCTACTTCTATATATGCATTTCAATCGGCTCTGAACACAATGCCATGATCTGCAGCCATGACTGACCGAACAGAAGCTAACGCAAGAAACTCCCAAGAACAGAGTTGGCAATCCACGACGACGAACGCCGTCCATTTACATCAGCGGTTGTGGAGAGGGTCCGACGAGTTGGGCACCCGCCGCGCGCTGCCGCGGACCAGCTGCCCGTCCGTCGCCGGGAACCGCGGCCACCTCCTCGCCCGCACGTcgatcgtcgccgccgccgccgccgccgccccgtcgTCCGGCGGCTTCGCTTCTTCGGCGCTACCTCCacccccgccaccgccatctCCTCCGACGACCGCCGCCTTCGTGGAGGCGAGCAGCGTGAGGAGGAGCGCAAGGAGGAGCAGGAGCCTTTGGCTCGCCATCTCCTGCATGTGGGTGTTCGTAGAAGAAAGAGCAGCGACAGAGTGCACTGTGTCACTCACTGTGCTACCCTACACTGCTCCTCCTCCGTGTCTCACAGATTCAGAGAGGAAGCTGCACTTGTCTGAATCTTCTGATGCAGAGTAGCATCAGTCTATCAGAAGTACTACCAATGTACTAGTAACAGAAGAAGTGCAGCAGAGAGTGATTAACACCTTGGCAGAGTGGTGATCAGATTGGCACATCGAAGATTAGTGTGGTGTGGAATTGTGGATGAGCAATGGTGATTAGCGCAGCAGTCAAAGGTGAaaaggcctttttttttttcttcctaccATAGTGAGGTGTAGGAGCTAATGCACAATCATTTGCCACATTGTCAACTTTGCACCGCACCACCCGAAAAGACAATTGCATTCTACTCCTGGCAGTAGAATCTTTGCGACACCTagaaatatagataaaaggagagaacgaaagaaagaaagaaacgcAGTAGCAGAAGGATTTCATCTGCTGCTTCTTTCTGTCGCACTctttaaaaacacaaaacacaTAATCTTCAGAAATTGATCGGTGCTGGACTAACAATACATTATTAGTCTTCAGAAATTGAGGAGTTCAGGTCCCAAATGACGCAACCTTTTTGGTGCTTTTAGGTGAGGTGGTTAGTGCAAGAATTGGATGTTAGCGGGAGGTGATTAATTAGCGGGGAGCAGGTGAATTGGCCCGGGAAACAGGGGACACGACTTTCCACGAGAGAAAGGCCTTGAGCTCCAAAGCCTATGGCCTTGCATTTGCATCTTGCACTGCACTGCCATATGCCATGCCCTCGCTCGCTTTGCCTGAGCCGCTGCTTCTTTTGTGTCTTCTCTCCTTTTACCGAACCAAACAACCAGCCCGGCAGCAGCTGCAGAGCGTGCGAGGCTGCACCGATGGCTTGGCTCAGCTTTCCATTTGCACTGGGAGTTGTTCTCTGTGCCTGCTGGATTGTTCAGTGCCTGCTGGAGACAGGAGCGCATGAATCTGGGTTCTGGGTTGTCTGTTGTATGGTCCTGTCAcaaatttttgtttggtgaATCTAAGGTCCTGtagtttccaaaaagttttttaaaaacatctcatcgaatttttgatagaaacattaaatatacgtaacattaaaactaattacaccgTTACGTAgtaaatcacgagacgaatcttttgagcctaattagtacgtgattggccataaatgatataataacatatatgtgctaatgacagattaattaagctcaaaagattcgtctcgtaatttCTGGACGgtatctataatttattttctaattagcctatgtttaatacttcaaatgtataTCCgtatattcgatgtgatgtttttacaaacTGATCAAGGCCTAATGCTTGCCAAAACTATTTTCAAAAATGGACTGTGAGCTGCATAGCACGTTTCCATTTTCAGATGCATGTGCATGGCCTGAGTTTGTAGGGTACTGCACTTAGGTTGCGTTTTATTTCTGATCATTCTAAGtttttttcatggtttttACGATTAAGGTTGTGTTCGCATGTATAGATTAGTTATCGGCTTCGTCTGTACGCTTTACGAACCACTAAATGACGTATTTTGTCacctcatatttttaaattagacttttaattttgtaggaattaattacattgtttatataattaaataaatattacaaaaatcagaaaatcttttatCTCCAAAAACGAACGCATCCtaaacaatgtgttttttaaaaaacaattctatatagaagtttaccATCACACTTTTCTATAGTAGATTTTAACTTTgaagtagttaattttatcatctataccattaaatcgatataaaaaactaaataatcttttatttgttagataattcaattcaatcataaacaacagattacgaatttaaaccctaatcagcacatgatcaccgattaattcaaatgcggaaaactaaataacctGCAggtgaagccatctgattcccttctcttcttttcttcaattccgtcttctttccttcgtctccggtGAGATTAGTTCGCCGGTGatctgatttgaatctccgaccttcgggtctccaacggcactgccctggaatcaccgcacgaaacccttccagcgcttctctgatcgggagagcttgatttcgaatttctggtttagagaataagcgacacgagcgtccccgtgggctcctcttcttttatatagcactggtgggcctcgggggtttttcctaatccgattctgactcgtaaccaccgatcgcagttacggcccataagggttacgaatttcagagttagagatggattacggataggattacggtggttatatcctttcctaaatatcggctaaccgataaatcaaccaacattctccccttgatttagaggttaattACGAGTTCATCATGCAATACAGCTCCCTAAAGCAATGTGTCACAACAACATTTCGCATCATTGAGACGACAAGACTTATAGTTCACAATATCATACGAATAaacccttgattaattaagcgggtGTTGATTGAACTTAATTGCCCCGGTTTCCAGGATCTTTATTCAAGGTCATTACACAATCCCATGTTGGCcacatgttctttgaacaagttgggaggtaagcctttagttaacggatccgcaagcattgatttagtgtttatgtattcaattttgattgtttgatcctGTACTCTATCTTTCACAACATGGTATTTAATGTCAATATGTTTGACAGCTTCACTTGACTTGTTGTTACTCGTATAGAACAATGCGGCCTCATTGTCGCAGTATATCGTCAGTGGTCTTTCAATGCTATCAACCACTTGTAATCccgggataaaatttttaagccatacagcctgccccgttgcgtgataacatgccacaaattctgcctgcattgtcgacgatgcagtcagtgtttgtttagtactttttcatgaaatggCTCCCCCCGCAAGAGTGAATATATACCCAGAAGTAGATTTCTTGGTATCTAAACACCCTGCGAAGTCAGTATCCGAATAGTCTATAACttcaagcttatcagattttctgtatgtgagcatgtaatgtttagttccttgcaaataacgcaatactttctttactgcCTTCCAATGGTCCATACCTGGTTTAGACAGATATCTGCCAAGCATCCCGGTTACAAACGCCAAGTCTGGTCGCGTACAAACTTGAGCATACATTAAGCTTCCGACAGCTGAAGCATATGGTACcttagtcatttctttttcttccaattcatTTCTCGGACTTTGGAATGAACTAAACTTGTCCCCTTTCATAATTGGAGCAGGTGATGTCGAgcatttgctcatattatatctttccaatactctggaaatatatgatttctgtGATAAACCTAGCACCCCTTTGGACCTGTCTCGGTGAATCTCAATACCCAAAACGTATGATGCATCACCGAgatctttcatatcaaatttcgatgacaaaaattccttggtttctcgcagcagattcttgtcactgcttgctaataaaatgtcatctacatagagtactagtataatgaattttccacctttaattttggtataaatgcagttgtccaccttattttccttaaatccgaatttcttgataatttcatcgaacttaaggttccattgccttgacgcctgtttaagtccatagatggatttcttaagtttgcatcccatatggctctttcctttcacaacaaaaccttccggttgagccatgtaaacattttcatttaagtcGCCATTTAGAAATGctgttttcacatccatttgatggagttctaaatcataatgtgccactagcgccatgacaattct includes:
- the LOC121055055 gene encoding uncharacterized protein LOC121055055, coding for MQEMASQRLLLLLALLLTLLASTKAAVVGGDGGGGGGGSAEEAKPPDDGAAAAAAATIDVRARRWPRFPATDGQLVRGSARRVPNSSDPLHNR
- the LOC102716234 gene encoding zinc finger SWIM domain-containing protein 7, translating into MSVTAGVAVAVADAVWAEITSAGQASDEHLSILEALFGKNMVRACKILDEGGVRRVSGAPSGRSLFLVMGESKRKEEYICFPEHLCTCYSFFYDIVGRGEQLCCKHQLAARLAEAVSKHQEIEVTDEELAHMLAKL